ATAAACCTTATCCCCGTGTAAGAAAAACGCATTATTCGATGTTAAATAGAAAAGGAAGTATTACGAATGTTTTTTACGGCCAAGTACAAATCTGAAATTGACGAACTAAACCGCCAAAATCGTCAATTGCAAGAAGAAAACATGCAGTTGCGCCAAGAACTAGCAGCCATTCAACAAACCTCACAAGATCTTGTTAATGAAACTGATAGCAAAGCAATTTTGCATAAGAGCCAAGAAGAAATTAATGAACAAAGTCTCGCCTCATCTGAATTGTTAAATCAAATTCGTGAAAATCTTGCGCAGTCTAGCTCAGAGCTAATCGGTCATCGCGACCAATTTAACACCTCACAATCGCTATTTGACGATATCATGATGATGTTAAAAAGCACGCGCCAATCTACCCAACAAATTACGCAAGATACACGTCACGCCTGTCAATCGGTAGACGAGTTAAAGACAGTTACTGCTGGCATTAATGACTTTGTTAACATTATCAAAGGAATTTCCGATCAAACTAACCTATTAGCACTTAATGCTGCAATTGAAGCTGCCCGCGCCGGTGAACAAGGTCGAGGCTTCGCGGTGGTTGCCGATGAGGTACGATCGCTAGCGCAACGTTCTGCCGAAGCCTCTAACGAAATCTCAAACCTCATCGAGAAAGTTAACCTACAAATGGGCGATGTGATCACTGGCATTGAAGAAGTCGGCGAGAAAAGTGAAACCATCAATAGCAGTACTAATGCGATTTCAGAGACGGCACATCAAATCGTCAATATGTCGCAGCAAATGTATAGTGTTATTACACAAACGACTGCAGATGCATTCCTACAAACCGTTAAACTCGATCACGTTGTGTGGAAGTTTGACGTATATAAAGTATTGCTTGGCTTATCTGACAAACCAATTGATGAGTTTGCCGATCACACCATGTGCCGCATGGGTAAATGGTATTACGAAGGCGAAGGCGCAGAGAAATACGCTAGCCACTCTGCCTTTAAGCAAGTTGAAAAGCCACATAGCGAAGTTCATCATCACGGTAAGCAAGCACTTGAAGCCCATAGAGCGGGTCAGCTTGATGAAGCCGTGTACGAATTGTCTCTCATGGAGCGCGCGAGCTTTGAAGTTGTCGACAAACTTGCTCTACTATCGCAACAAATCGATAGCCAGCGTCAAACTAATACAACTCATTATGAGGCCCCAGATTTAGGCGAAGCGCACAACCGTGAACTAGAAGTAGCCTAATGTCTAGATACAAAAAAGCGCTGATGTAAATGAATACATCAGCGCTTTTTTATTTCAGACTTATTATTAATCTATTTTTCGCTTTTGTTCTTGTTCCCACGCCCAAGTTGGCGACTTCACAAGTAGTTTCAAGCGATAGCCCCAGCTCGGTGCATGCCACAAACGAACAGAGAGTTTGCCGATACCTTCAAAAAAGACTTTAAACGGATTCACGCTATTAATTCTTGGGTAAACGCCGTAACGAACCTTTTCGTCCTCTTCGGCAAAGGTACCAAACATCTTGTCCCAGATAATGAAAATACCAGCGTAGTTTTTATCGAGATACTTGCGATTAGTCGCATGATGCACGCGATGATGTGAAGGCGTGTTCATAACAGCTTCAACAGGACGCGGCAACTTACCTATGGTCTCAGTATGCAGCAGTGTTTGATACGTTTGCACCAGCATCTCAGCCAAGAACACCACAAACGGATGGAAGCCTAGCATCACTAACGGCAGGTGGAAAAACAGCGGATACAAACCATCTAACGGGCCAAAGCGGTACGCCACCGACAAGTTAAAATACGGAGAGCTGTGATGCACAGTATGCGTTGCCCAGCCGATTCCCGTCATATGCATAAAGCGATGCTCCCAATAATAGACGATATCAGCAAGCACCACACCACCAATCACACTCCACCACGTAATAGGTAATTGGGTTATTGAAAAGTGCTCATACACATAGAAAAAGACACCTAAATAGAACAGCGCTGCTATGACCATGTTTATCGCACGAAACGCGGTAAGGGTAACAAAATTAGTAAGACTGTCCCCCAGAAGATTCCAACTCATTTGCTTTTTAGCGGCAATTACAATGAGTTCAATCAAAAACAATCCCATTGCAATGACAAAAAACCAATCTCCGATCCATAGCTCCCAGCCATAGATTTCAAATTCACTCATTTTATTAAATAAAAAGTCCATGACTACTCCTGATAAATTGCCCAAAGGCTTACGGTTTCAATGTCACCATCGAAATGGCGTTGTTCGACAACAGCAACTAAGCCACGACGATAATCGATGCCCTGCCATGCATCGACAATGGCGAAGTTAGAATAGTGGCCTTGTGGTAACAGCATATGTTTTTTACCAGTCGGCAAGCGTTGGCTGATCCCAGCTGAGTCGTTTAGTGCAGCGCGATCATAGCCAATGGTGACAGTGGCTTGGCTGTAAGTCGCATTAAATTCACTATACACCGCGTAAATGCTAAATTTACTGGTGATAAGCGCCCGCTCTAAATGGCTGATGTTGCCAAACTCTTGCCACAGTGCGTTAATATTTTGCAGTTCAATCGAGCGAGTTATGCCAACAATTTCAGTAGTGTTTGCCATAGTTGCAGCTTGGTGTGCAGTAGATGGACTAACTTCAATATGGCGACTTTTGCTCGACTCAGTTTCATTAGACTGATGTTCAATAGTTTGGGCCACTGTTGCAGTAGTCGCGTCATTAGTCTCCTCATTTTCTGTTGCTGTTTCATAGCCGTAGTCTGCAGCGACTTGTGTCATTATTGTTTGATAATCAGCGTATTCATCACTCCAACTATCTTCGGGTTGCCATAGCATTATTAACCACACTAATGCGGCAATAATTACTGTAGTGACAATAGATAAAGATAACCTCATCAAAATCTCCTCGGATGTACCTGCCATTGAAAATAGCAATAAACTCACAATCCTAGCTTATCGCTAATTCATTCCTACTTCCTAATTTTTAGCCTGTCATCAGAAAGTGCAGATAGTATGACTAACAATTTACAAATAGTAAATTGTCATAATGAAAATTTACTGATATATTTTTTGGAGATCGAGCATTTGTGATCAAATTCTCAGCAATTATCTGACTAGATTAACTCACTTGCGCGCGATCAAATGCTAATAACTAAAACAGGAGCGACGTTTATCCAATGAATAGTCGAGAGAAGGCATCACGATTCTTGATGCAAGCAACCTTAGGGGCGAACTATCGCCTTATCGAAGAAGTGGCAAATATCGGTATTGAACCATGGCTAGATAATCAGCTAGACAATAAATTGGTCAATGAAGATTCATTCTTACAAACAACGCGCAATATTTGGCGAGGAAAGGAATCAACCGCAGGATTTAAACAATTACTCACTCAACATTACGGTGAACCAAATATCAATGGTGAAGGCAATAACCCTGCACTGCCGTATAAGTATTACTTTCGCATGGCGTGGTGGCATAAAACCCTGCTCAAAGGCAATTCGATTGGTACGGACAACCAAAGAGATGGCATCACTCAAGCGATTAAACTCAGTGATTTTGAAACAGACACCAGTAATCTCGTACGTCATCGAGTTGCCCAAGCGCTTAGTGAAATACTGGTCATTTCTGACAACTCAGTGTTAGAGCTCGATGCTGAGGGCATGGCGGATTTTTACGATTTACTCTACAAGCACGCCCTAGGCAGCTACAAAGATCTACTAACGGATGTTTCTCTACATCCGTGTATGGGGGTTTATCTGACACACATTAATAATCGCAAGGAAGATGTCGCCAAACGTATTCACCCTGACGAAAACTACGCTCGCGAAATCATGCAGTTATTTACCATAGGTTTATTTGAGCTAAACAGCGATGGCTCACATAAAAAAGATGCCGCTGGAAAGGATATGCCAACTTATGATAACGACGACATTAAAGAGTTAGCTAAGGTATTTACTGGCATCAAAGCACAGCAATATCTGTATGAATGGCCCAATGCCAATATCGATGTCGACGGGTTTAAAGTACCTTTTGCATCCATCAATCGTCAAACAGTTGAACTGGGTGATGATGTCAGCAAGGTATTTAAAATTTTACCCTATGTTGACATGCTCAAACCGATGATCGCCGATGACAGTTTTCATGATCTAAGCGCAAAATCATTATTAAAAGGGAAGTTAACGCTACCAGCTCGCAGCGCCAGCGGTGGTCAAGCAACGCTTAGTGATATCAAGAGTGCTGTCGCGCAACTGGTTGCCAACCCTAATACTGCACCTTTTATTGCTAAAAAGCTTATTCAGCAACTCGTGACGTCAAATCCGACACCTCAATACGTGCAAGCCGTTGCTGCAAAATTTGGCAGTGAAGGTGATTTAAAAGCGGTAGTTCGTGAAATTCTTACCTACCCTCTGAGCAATAAGGTCACTATAGGTAATGGTAGTATCGGCAACATCGAAAAACTCAAGTCGCCACTACTTCGCGTAACCCAGTTATTACGCGCGTTTAATGTCTACAATGACGAGAAGCGCTTGTGGTTAATTGGTGAAGATATCAAAGCCTATACCAGTCAGCACACGCTCTCATCGCCGACGGTATTTAACTTCTACAAACCTGATTTTGTGCCACACGGCAAAATCGAAGATGCAAACAAAGTCGCGCCAGAGTTTGAGCTATACAACGCTCACACGTCTATTAGCTACGTCAACATGATGTATGACTGGCTGTTTGGCGACGCGCTGCCATTGGTGTCGACTCAAATTAAACCGCATCAAACACCGCCTCATCCGGTGCCTGAGTTGGATGCAGATATTCTGCTAGCTAACACTCGCTCTAAATTAAAACTAAACCTCAGCGAAGAGCTCAAACTCGCCACGAAAAAGAGTGATTACCCAGCGCTTATTTCTCGCGTCAGCCTGCTATTAACAGGTAAAGAAACGCCGAGCAATCAACAAGACATCTTAACGACACTAGCGCCTTATGATCCAAGTTCAACAACACAGCAACTTTGGATTGTTCAAACCGTGATCTTCATGATTGCTATAGCGCCAGAATTTACTGTATTGGAGGTATAACACTATGAATAAAAACAATATTTCTCGACGTCAGTTTATTCATTCGTCTGGTGTCGTTATGGTAGGAACCAGCGCAATTTTAGCTGGCTGTGGTGGCGGTTCAAGCCCAGAGCCAACACCTGCGCCAACGCCATCACCGACTCCTACACCGACGCCAGCACCAACGCCGACTCCTACACCTGTCGACGACGGTGTTGTCACCATAACCCCACAAGATAAATCCCTGGTATTTATTATGTTAGATGGCGGTAACGACAGTTTTAATATGCT
This DNA window, taken from Psychrobium sp. MM17-31, encodes the following:
- a CDS encoding sterol desaturase family protein; this translates as MDFLFNKMSEFEIYGWELWIGDWFFVIAMGLFLIELIVIAAKKQMSWNLLGDSLTNFVTLTAFRAINMVIAALFYLGVFFYVYEHFSITQLPITWWSVIGGVVLADIVYYWEHRFMHMTGIGWATHTVHHSSPYFNLSVAYRFGPLDGLYPLFFHLPLVMLGFHPFVVFLAEMLVQTYQTLLHTETIGKLPRPVEAVMNTPSHHRVHHATNRKYLDKNYAGIFIIWDKMFGTFAEEDEKVRYGVYPRINSVNPFKVFFEGIGKLSVRLWHAPSWGYRLKLLVKSPTWAWEQEQKRKID
- a CDS encoding methyl-accepting chemotaxis protein, which gives rise to MFFTAKYKSEIDELNRQNRQLQEENMQLRQELAAIQQTSQDLVNETDSKAILHKSQEEINEQSLASSELLNQIRENLAQSSSELIGHRDQFNTSQSLFDDIMMMLKSTRQSTQQITQDTRHACQSVDELKTVTAGINDFVNIIKGISDQTNLLALNAAIEAARAGEQGRGFAVVADEVRSLAQRSAEASNEISNLIEKVNLQMGDVITGIEEVGEKSETINSSTNAISETAHQIVNMSQQMYSVITQTTADAFLQTVKLDHVVWKFDVYKVLLGLSDKPIDEFADHTMCRMGKWYYEGEGAEKYASHSAFKQVEKPHSEVHHHGKQALEAHRAGQLDEAVYELSLMERASFEVVDKLALLSQQIDSQRQTNTTHYEAPDLGEAHNRELEVA
- a CDS encoding DUF1800 family protein; the protein is MNSREKASRFLMQATLGANYRLIEEVANIGIEPWLDNQLDNKLVNEDSFLQTTRNIWRGKESTAGFKQLLTQHYGEPNINGEGNNPALPYKYYFRMAWWHKTLLKGNSIGTDNQRDGITQAIKLSDFETDTSNLVRHRVAQALSEILVISDNSVLELDAEGMADFYDLLYKHALGSYKDLLTDVSLHPCMGVYLTHINNRKEDVAKRIHPDENYAREIMQLFTIGLFELNSDGSHKKDAAGKDMPTYDNDDIKELAKVFTGIKAQQYLYEWPNANIDVDGFKVPFASINRQTVELGDDVSKVFKILPYVDMLKPMIADDSFHDLSAKSLLKGKLTLPARSASGGQATLSDIKSAVAQLVANPNTAPFIAKKLIQQLVTSNPTPQYVQAVAAKFGSEGDLKAVVREILTYPLSNKVTIGNGSIGNIEKLKSPLLRVTQLLRAFNVYNDEKRLWLIGEDIKAYTSQHTLSSPTVFNFYKPDFVPHGKIEDANKVAPEFELYNAHTSISYVNMMYDWLFGDALPLVSTQIKPHQTPPHPVPELDADILLANTRSKLKLNLSEELKLATKKSDYPALISRVSLLLTGKETPSNQQDILTTLAPYDPSSTTQQLWIVQTVIFMIAIAPEFTVLEV